Proteins co-encoded in one Polluticoccus soli genomic window:
- a CDS encoding LytR/AlgR family response regulator transcription factor, which translates to MKILILEDEHLVAQSLIKLVRQLEPDAEIEGPVDSVIDAKDALSNFNPDLVISDIQLSDGISLDVFTEGQIKCPIIFTTAYNEYAIRAFKVNSIDYLLKPIDKKELKAALDKFHELRSKLGNDQYLQQLGELFSDLKSGKKYKDRFTAHHGRNIVLIHSKEVAGFTKEEVIYLVHADGKKYITDYRSLDEIEELLDPEQFYRANRQYIISLPQIDTMRSDETGKVIVRLKPQSFPEIIVSKEKAAAFRKWVEG; encoded by the coding sequence ATGAAGATACTGATACTGGAAGACGAACACCTGGTAGCGCAAAGCCTGATAAAACTGGTGCGCCAGCTGGAGCCTGATGCGGAGATAGAAGGCCCGGTAGACAGTGTGATCGATGCGAAGGACGCACTAAGCAACTTCAATCCTGATCTTGTCATTTCAGACATCCAGCTTTCCGACGGTATCAGTCTCGATGTATTTACCGAGGGTCAGATCAAATGTCCCATCATCTTCACTACCGCTTATAACGAATACGCCATACGCGCCTTTAAGGTAAACAGCATAGACTACCTGCTGAAACCGATAGACAAGAAGGAGCTGAAGGCAGCGCTGGATAAATTCCACGAGCTGCGATCTAAGTTGGGCAACGACCAGTACCTGCAGCAGCTGGGCGAGCTCTTCAGCGATCTCAAAAGCGGCAAGAAGTACAAGGACCGCTTCACAGCCCACCATGGCCGCAACATTGTGCTGATACACAGCAAAGAGGTGGCGGGTTTTACTAAGGAAGAGGTTATTTACCTCGTTCATGCTGATGGAAAAAAATATATCACCGACTACCGCTCGCTCGACGAAATTGAAGAGCTTTTGGATCCCGAACAATTCTACCGCGCCAACAGGCAGTATATCATTTCCTTGCCCCAGATAGACACCATGCGCAGCGACGAGACTGGCAAAGTTATAGTCAGGTTAAAACCGCAGAGTTTCCCCGAAATTATTGTCAGTAAAGAGAAAGCGGCCGCATTTCGCAAGTGGGTGGAAGGTTGA
- a CDS encoding efflux RND transporter periplasmic adaptor subunit codes for MKRQLLWLLLAFTAAGCKQKTTEVRLQVKSLTSAVYASGSLVPEEEYKVVSSMDGYLVQANVNEGDIVQKGQLLFRVDNDVRDAQEASARALVVRTIPTATNNAPALRELRGRIEKARIQLRNDQAEYGRYERLYNQKAVSKSAYDQKFLQYQASLKDYENMQRQLQAQELTADIQLQQAQNQLIVAKAQNEVGLLRSYVNGTVYEVYKKKGDLVAPNQPIALIGAGKMIAKLLVDEDDLGKVTEGQKVLIIMDAYPDSVYRAHIAKIYPLLNKAEQSFRIDAVLDEPVPVTMYGLNLEANIVLAENRQVLVLPKAALHKGDSVMVKKGKEKQLIKISKGLEDDDYVEVTGGIDKNTAVIIEQE; via the coding sequence ATGAAGCGGCAACTATTATGGTTACTGTTAGCTTTTACCGCTGCCGGCTGTAAACAAAAAACCACCGAGGTACGCCTGCAGGTGAAATCACTCACCTCGGCTGTGTATGCATCGGGTTCACTGGTGCCTGAAGAGGAGTATAAAGTAGTATCGAGCATGGATGGTTATTTGGTGCAGGCTAACGTGAACGAGGGCGATATTGTACAGAAAGGACAACTGCTCTTTCGCGTAGATAACGATGTGCGTGATGCACAGGAAGCAAGTGCGCGCGCGCTGGTGGTTCGCACCATACCAACTGCAACCAATAATGCTCCTGCCCTACGCGAACTGCGTGGCAGAATAGAAAAGGCACGCATACAACTAAGAAATGACCAGGCAGAATACGGAAGATATGAACGCTTATACAACCAGAAAGCGGTATCCAAGAGTGCATATGACCAGAAATTCCTGCAGTACCAGGCTTCGTTGAAAGACTACGAGAACATGCAGCGTCAGTTGCAGGCACAAGAATTGACTGCCGATATACAACTGCAGCAGGCACAAAACCAGCTGATAGTTGCCAAAGCGCAAAATGAGGTTGGTCTGTTACGCAGCTATGTCAATGGTACGGTGTACGAAGTGTACAAGAAGAAAGGCGACCTCGTAGCACCCAACCAGCCTATAGCGCTGATAGGCGCGGGCAAAATGATCGCCAAGCTGCTGGTAGATGAAGATGATCTGGGCAAAGTAACAGAAGGACAGAAAGTGCTGATCATCATGGATGCTTATCCCGACTCAGTGTACCGCGCGCATATAGCCAAGATCTACCCGCTGCTGAACAAAGCAGAACAATCGTTCCGAATAGACGCAGTGCTGGATGAGCCCGTACCGGTGACCATGTACGGACTGAACCTTGAAGCCAATATTGTGCTAGCGGAGAACAGGCAGGTTTTAGTATTGCCTAAAGCTGCCCTGCACAAAGGCGATAGCGTCATGGTGAAAAAAGGCAAAGAGAAGCAACTGATAAAGATCAGCAAAGGCCTGGAAGACGACGACTACGTGGAAGTAACCGGTGGTATCGATAAGAACACAGCTGTAATCATTGAACAAGAATGA
- a CDS encoding DUF1420 family protein yields MDITAFFLPAFLSTVMTVAAGCSMAIVFDWLGRRIFKTDEVLARAMYFLTGLLMLSWLLLLAGMAGVVQVEWVRRVPCVFIVFAVLIVIGTRSFQPIHLFMQPFRMPVSSRWDKITRTAIYITTGALFLVCLAPPTDADSLDYHLGVPVDMLSSGGLFFDARNLHFRMFGFGEMLNLPGVAAGYPQLGAFIQFLAFRYLLRVYSDPVNGKTRLDLLAVFMGIPLLLFFVSGEKHQLTGMVATSLAFYALLQRDGHLRKPYTFLFWAVLVFAVGIKYSFIISAAVIAVMLIVKDRSWPHVSQNMFAGILVSIVFLAPLYVFKVIRFGDPLSPLLERFRAHPDPVAVHLQLFLREFTDSAFPLPLNLFIPSSLGLLTTVIGLAAAIIFIFLFSRGFWAEKLTVLLFVVFTILLGQPTARFFMEPLLWVTPLFFASLSASKWQKLLFGGLRVQLLAMLPIILFTVYSFAPGLFTNKGRDEVMRSYAVGYAESRWIDSTLPPGVKISTALRSRALVPRDNFAVEYLAYSAKDQSQVDSLIAGMRSFGVEYFVVPGYYLDALDTSYVFPPIAHHEFSVATRNPMNASMYTLNICKAKP; encoded by the coding sequence ATGGATATAACAGCATTCTTTTTACCGGCTTTTCTCTCTACTGTCATGACCGTGGCGGCAGGTTGTAGCATGGCCATCGTGTTCGACTGGTTGGGCCGCCGGATATTTAAGACCGATGAGGTACTGGCCCGTGCTATGTACTTTCTCACCGGCCTGCTGATGCTGTCGTGGCTGCTGTTATTGGCAGGCATGGCTGGAGTGGTACAAGTAGAATGGGTGCGCAGGGTCCCTTGCGTGTTTATCGTGTTTGCGGTACTCATCGTTATAGGCACGCGGAGCTTCCAGCCTATTCATTTATTCATGCAGCCGTTCAGGATGCCTGTCAGCAGCAGGTGGGACAAGATCACCCGCACAGCTATATACATCACAACAGGTGCGCTCTTCCTGGTATGTCTCGCGCCCCCCACTGATGCCGACTCGCTGGATTATCACCTGGGTGTTCCTGTTGACATGTTGAGCAGCGGTGGATTGTTCTTCGATGCACGCAACCTGCACTTTCGCATGTTTGGTTTCGGCGAAATGCTGAACCTTCCGGGCGTTGCCGCGGGCTACCCGCAACTGGGTGCGTTTATCCAGTTCCTTGCATTTCGATACCTGTTGCGTGTTTATTCCGATCCTGTCAATGGCAAAACACGCCTCGACCTGCTGGCCGTGTTCATGGGCATACCCTTGCTGTTGTTTTTTGTATCGGGCGAGAAACACCAACTTACGGGAATGGTGGCCACTTCGCTCGCATTTTATGCATTGCTGCAGCGCGATGGTCATCTGCGCAAGCCGTATACCTTCCTGTTTTGGGCCGTGCTGGTGTTTGCCGTTGGCATCAAATACTCGTTTATTATCAGCGCCGCAGTCATTGCGGTGATGCTGATAGTAAAGGACAGAAGCTGGCCGCACGTTTCGCAAAATATGTTTGCGGGCATCCTTGTATCGATCGTCTTCCTTGCTCCGCTATACGTATTTAAAGTTATCCGGTTTGGTGATCCGTTATCACCACTGCTGGAGCGCTTTAGAGCTCACCCGGACCCGGTTGCCGTACACCTACAGCTGTTTTTGCGAGAGTTTACAGACTCTGCATTCCCCTTGCCGCTCAACCTGTTCATTCCTTCGTCACTAGGATTGCTTACTACTGTTATCGGGCTGGCCGCTGCTATTATTTTCATATTCCTGTTCTCGCGGGGTTTCTGGGCAGAGAAGCTTACCGTGTTGCTCTTCGTTGTGTTTACCATTTTGCTGGGACAACCTACCGCACGGTTTTTCATGGAGCCTTTACTTTGGGTAACCCCGCTGTTTTTTGCCAGCCTGTCTGCATCCAAATGGCAAAAGCTTTTGTTTGGAGGGCTGCGGGTGCAACTGCTGGCTATGTTGCCGATAATATTGTTCACTGTGTATTCGTTTGCTCCGGGACTGTTTACCAACAAAGGGCGCGACGAGGTTATGCGCTCTTATGCGGTTGGCTATGCCGAGAGCCGCTGGATAGACTCAACACTGCCACCGGGGGTGAAGATATCTACGGCACTGCGTTCACGCGCGTTAGTACCGAGAGACAACTTCGCGGTAGAATACCTTGCCTATTCTGCAAAAGACCAAAGCCAGGTGGATTCGCTTATTGCGGGCATGCGGAGCTTTGGCGTAGAGTATTTCGTAGTGCCGGGATATTATTTGGATGCGCTGGATACCAGCTATGTATTCCCTCCCATAGCACATCATGAGTTTAGCGTGGCTACCCGAAATCCAATGAATGCGTCTATGTATACGCTCAATATCTGTAAGGCAAAGCCCTGA
- a CDS encoding acyltransferase family protein — MDPEKKRYQFLDSLRGLAALLVVFHHIFTGNIVSLMEQYHLNVPAFFLYNFTHSGVELFFVLSGVVLLRPYIRTQRAVNLRQFYYRRFRRIYPPYLGALVFSASVIWVIHEQPTWYSKIIIPFTLQEAISQAAIFNFDSQYYNLAWWSLQIEVLFYLCVPPILYLFSRNVRFTSRSLWTVVMITLLCTTVLQVYLTAYYPSIYSYNRVALVLYKFIDYPVCFILGVYLAATDSSLKEAVHFIVAGVLLVLLSYAYLPVLYTGYGFIYAGLIIFAFYRARLRQYLEKPLLIWLGERSYSLFLTHFSVLYLINFTVSHFTPGRNLVYGFFTRALALPLSLFVAMLLFHFVERRYAKGLHTANAFWPWNALRPKEQKGEQALPETAGTSIV, encoded by the coding sequence ATGGACCCTGAAAAAAAACGCTACCAGTTCTTAGACAGCCTAAGGGGGCTGGCCGCGCTGTTGGTAGTGTTCCACCACATCTTTACGGGCAACATCGTAAGCCTGATGGAGCAGTACCATTTGAACGTTCCTGCATTCTTTCTATACAACTTCACGCATTCGGGTGTCGAGCTGTTTTTTGTGCTGAGTGGGGTGGTATTGCTGCGGCCCTATATACGCACGCAAAGAGCCGTCAACTTACGCCAGTTTTACTACCGCAGGTTTCGCAGGATATATCCGCCCTACCTTGGGGCTTTGGTCTTTAGTGCTTCTGTTATCTGGGTCATCCATGAGCAGCCAACATGGTATTCTAAGATCATCATCCCCTTCACTTTACAGGAGGCGATCTCGCAGGCGGCTATTTTCAATTTCGATTCGCAATACTACAACCTTGCCTGGTGGAGCCTGCAGATCGAAGTACTGTTTTACCTCTGCGTGCCGCCGATACTCTATCTGTTCTCCCGCAATGTGCGGTTCACCAGTCGCTCACTATGGACAGTTGTAATGATCACCCTGCTGTGTACAACAGTGCTGCAGGTATACCTTACAGCTTATTACCCTTCTATATACTCATACAATCGTGTCGCACTGGTGCTGTACAAATTCATCGACTATCCGGTGTGTTTCATACTGGGTGTGTACCTGGCCGCTACCGATAGCAGCCTGAAAGAAGCTGTTCACTTTATTGTTGCAGGCGTGTTGCTGGTCTTATTATCGTATGCCTACCTGCCAGTTCTATATACCGGCTACGGCTTCATATATGCAGGACTTATCATTTTTGCTTTTTACAGGGCACGGCTCAGGCAATACCTTGAAAAGCCCTTGCTGATCTGGCTGGGTGAGCGTTCCTATTCACTATTTCTCACACATTTCTCGGTGCTGTACCTGATCAACTTTACCGTATCGCACTTTACACCCGGCCGCAACCTGGTATATGGATTTTTTACCCGGGCGCTGGCCTTGCCGCTCAGTCTTTTTGTAGCCATGCTGCTGTTTCATTTTGTAGAGCGGCGCTACGCTAAAGGCTTGCATACGGCTAATGCCTTCTGGCCATGGAATGCGCTACGACCTAAGGAACAGAAAGGCGAACAGGCACTTCCCGAAACCGCAGGGACATCGATCGTTTAG
- a CDS encoding ABC transporter ATP-binding protein, with product MATVLKADNIVKYFLQPEKFQVLKGVSFDVNEGEFLSIVGKSGCGKSTLLYILSTMDTDYEGNLEIRGERVTGKLQNELSAFRSEHLGFVFQFHFLLPEFTALKNVMLPALKLGKYSPEEIEHRAIEKLKLVDMQDFATKFASKLSGGQQQRVAIARSLINDPAIIMGDEPTGNLDKANSQRVFDIFRKLSHENKQTIITVTHDPDFANGGDRIMEMEDGRIINMHYPVNNVKH from the coding sequence ATGGCCACAGTACTGAAAGCAGATAATATCGTTAAATACTTCCTGCAGCCGGAGAAGTTCCAGGTGCTGAAGGGTGTGAGCTTTGATGTGAATGAAGGCGAGTTCCTTTCCATCGTCGGTAAGTCGGGCTGCGGTAAGAGTACGCTGCTTTACATTCTCTCTACCATGGATACCGACTATGAAGGCAACCTCGAGATACGCGGTGAGCGTGTAACGGGAAAATTGCAGAACGAACTCTCTGCCTTTCGCAGCGAGCATTTGGGTTTTGTGTTCCAGTTTCACTTCCTGCTGCCCGAGTTTACTGCACTGAAAAACGTGATGCTGCCTGCGCTGAAGCTGGGCAAATATTCGCCCGAAGAGATAGAACATCGCGCCATCGAAAAGTTGAAGCTGGTAGACATGCAGGACTTCGCCACCAAATTTGCTTCAAAGCTCTCTGGTGGACAACAGCAGCGTGTGGCCATTGCACGTTCGCTTATAAATGACCCAGCGATCATTATGGGCGACGAGCCTACGGGCAACCTTGATAAGGCTAACTCGCAACGCGTGTTCGATATATTCAGAAAACTCTCGCACGAGAACAAGCAGACCATCATCACCGTTACCCACGATCCTGACTTCGCGAATGGTGGCGACCGCATCATGGAGATGGAAGACGGCAGGATCATCAACATGCACTACCCGGTAAACAATGTAAAACACTAA
- a CDS encoding transketolase, with protein sequence MEINDLKQVAAQVRRDIVRMVHACQSGHPGGSLGCTDYLVALYFHAMKHNPKEFSMDGIGEDLFFLSNGHISPVFYSVLARSGYFPVQELATFRKLDSRLQGHPTTHEGLPGVRIASGSLGQGLSVASGAAQAKKMNNDNTVVYSLHGDGELQEGQNWEAIMFAAHHKLDNMIAAIDVNGQQIDGPTKLVMNLGSIGDKFTAFGWDVMEMDGNNMEEVVSKLAEAKGRLGKGKPVCILMHTVMGKGVDFMEGTHEWHGIAPSDAQLTLAEAQLPATLGDY encoded by the coding sequence ATGGAAATTAATGATCTGAAACAAGTAGCGGCGCAAGTACGCAGGGATATAGTAAGAATGGTACACGCCTGCCAGAGCGGCCACCCCGGTGGTTCTCTCGGTTGTACTGACTACCTCGTAGCGCTGTACTTCCACGCAATGAAGCACAACCCGAAAGAGTTTAGCATGGACGGCATAGGTGAAGACCTGTTCTTCCTGTCTAACGGACACATCTCTCCGGTGTTTTACAGCGTGTTGGCTCGTTCAGGATATTTCCCTGTGCAGGAGCTGGCTACCTTCCGCAAGCTGGATAGCAGGCTGCAGGGTCACCCTACCACGCACGAAGGTCTGCCTGGCGTACGTATCGCCAGCGGCTCACTGGGCCAGGGCCTGAGCGTAGCATCAGGTGCGGCACAAGCCAAGAAAATGAACAACGACAACACCGTGGTTTACTCGCTGCACGGCGATGGCGAACTGCAGGAAGGCCAGAACTGGGAAGCAATCATGTTTGCTGCTCACCATAAGCTGGACAACATGATCGCAGCTATTGACGTGAACGGTCAGCAGATCGACGGTCCTACCAAACTGGTAATGAACCTGGGTTCAATAGGCGATAAGTTCACTGCATTTGGCTGGGATGTGATGGAAATGGACGGCAACAACATGGAAGAAGTTGTAAGCAAGCTGGCAGAAGCCAAAGGCCGCCTGGGTAAAGGCAAACCTGTTTGCATACTGATGCACACTGTAATGGGTAAGGGTGTTGACTTCATGGAAGGTACGCACGAATGGCATGGTATCGCACCGAGCGACGCACAGCTGACACTGGCAGAAGCGCAGCTGCCTGCTACCCTGGGAGATTATTAA
- a CDS encoding sensor histidine kinase, with protein MRRKPTILSTPQQKKINYLQYRFTPYFLILLFVLGGAVFRWYLLTEWPWYFHVMSFFGQFVMMTIIWHLIVWLNKRLETRFPFEEGPLQRMFLQILFTLLILSPIVAIGLKVTRPIWPVGVNDMVVGVTLFLFTIVIILFNFSFYAAYFFTNWQESVEERAALEIQAAQLQREKFDLQYHQLKNQVNPHYLFNTLTSLDGLIHTNPELASEFVRHMAKVYRYVLQHKENEVVSLDEELEFISHYIELLQIRYGAGINIHHNISAAAKERGIVMVTTQMLIDNAIKHNIINPNHPLKIIIWDEGDYLQVYNNKQLRRQIETSNKQGLAQLQQLYSYHSGKPVIIDDNDEHFTIKIPLL; from the coding sequence GTGAGAAGGAAACCAACCATATTGTCTACGCCGCAGCAAAAGAAGATAAACTACCTGCAGTACCGCTTCACGCCGTATTTCCTGATACTGCTGTTTGTACTTGGCGGTGCAGTTTTCCGCTGGTACCTGTTGACGGAGTGGCCCTGGTATTTTCATGTGATGTCCTTCTTTGGTCAGTTCGTCATGATGACCATTATCTGGCACCTCATCGTGTGGTTGAATAAAAGACTTGAAACTCGTTTTCCTTTTGAAGAAGGACCACTGCAGCGTATGTTCCTGCAAATACTTTTTACGCTGCTTATACTCTCACCTATAGTGGCCATAGGCCTGAAGGTAACCAGGCCGATCTGGCCGGTTGGTGTCAATGACATGGTGGTCGGCGTTACACTATTCCTATTCACCATCGTTATCATACTATTCAACTTTAGTTTTTACGCTGCTTACTTCTTTACCAACTGGCAGGAGTCAGTCGAAGAGCGTGCGGCCCTGGAGATACAGGCAGCACAACTGCAGCGTGAGAAGTTTGACCTGCAATACCACCAACTGAAGAACCAGGTGAACCCGCATTATCTGTTCAATACACTTACTTCTCTTGATGGACTGATACACACCAACCCCGAGCTGGCATCAGAGTTTGTTCGCCACATGGCTAAGGTGTACCGGTACGTGTTGCAGCATAAGGAAAACGAAGTGGTAAGCCTGGACGAAGAGCTGGAGTTCATCAGTCACTATATAGAGCTGCTGCAGATACGCTATGGCGCGGGCATCAATATCCACCACAACATCTCTGCAGCCGCCAAAGAGCGCGGCATCGTGATGGTGACGACACAGATGCTCATCGACAACGCCATCAAGCACAATATCATCAATCCCAATCACCCGCTCAAGATCATCATCTGGGACGAGGGCGACTACCTGCAGGTGTACAACAACAAACAGCTGCGCCGGCAGATAGAGACATCCAACAAGCAGGGACTGGCGCAACTGCAACAGCTGTATTCGTACCATTCAGGCAAGCCGGTGATCATAGATGACAACGACGAGCATTTCACAATTAAGATACCTTTGCTGTGA
- a CDS encoding ABC transporter permease — translation MNWKLAFSIAVTHLVTKKKQSVIAMLGVTFGISMFIIMISFMTGVNQFTEDMAMDNTPHVRIYKPLDIEDNKIIATNKPQTDKQWYVVEHVRPKDELPKIKNGLKLAEQIESMPEVEGVAPQVSSQVIYNNGPVQIPGTIYGIDVEKQTHLFELDKKMDYGSLDDLLKASDVVVMGKGLAKKMNIKMGDRVSITTPAGNYLTLKVAGIFSFGIVSMDESRCYATLATVQKILGKDPSYITDLHIKLKDLNVAKPFAKRLEAQIKGVRIEDWETANASFFAGNQIRNIMTVVVCLTLLTVAGFGIYNIMNMNIINKMKDIAILKATGFQSNDITAIFLLQSVMIGLAGGLLGLIIGFFVSYLLSMAPFPAGDFVRMKTFPVNFKPVHYLFGLFFGFLTTLFAGYFPSKRASKVDPVQIIRG, via the coding sequence ATGAACTGGAAACTAGCATTCTCCATAGCGGTAACTCACCTGGTTACCAAAAAGAAGCAGAGCGTCATTGCCATGCTGGGCGTGACGTTCGGTATCTCCATGTTCATCATCATGATCAGCTTCATGACCGGCGTGAACCAGTTTACCGAGGACATGGCAATGGACAATACGCCACACGTGCGCATCTACAAACCACTCGACATAGAAGACAACAAGATCATCGCAACCAATAAACCACAGACCGATAAGCAATGGTATGTGGTGGAGCACGTACGCCCGAAAGATGAACTGCCCAAAATAAAGAACGGCCTCAAACTGGCTGAACAGATAGAATCTATGCCGGAAGTGGAAGGCGTAGCACCACAGGTATCGAGCCAGGTGATTTACAACAACGGCCCTGTGCAGATACCGGGAACCATCTATGGCATAGATGTAGAAAAGCAAACTCATCTCTTCGAGCTCGATAAAAAGATGGACTACGGCTCGCTTGACGATCTGCTGAAGGCCTCAGACGTAGTGGTAATGGGTAAGGGCCTGGCTAAGAAGATGAACATCAAGATGGGCGACCGCGTTAGTATCACTACTCCCGCAGGTAACTACCTTACATTGAAAGTAGCAGGTATCTTTTCTTTTGGCATCGTGTCAATGGATGAGAGCCGCTGTTACGCTACGCTAGCTACCGTGCAGAAGATATTGGGCAAAGACCCGTCTTACATCACCGACCTGCACATCAAACTCAAAGACCTGAACGTTGCCAAGCCATTTGCCAAAAGGCTGGAAGCCCAGATAAAGGGAGTGCGCATTGAAGACTGGGAGACAGCCAACGCATCATTCTTTGCAGGCAACCAGATCAGGAATATCATGACCGTAGTTGTATGCCTCACGCTGCTTACGGTAGCGGGCTTCGGTATCTACAATATCATGAACATGAATATCATCAACAAGATGAAAGACATCGCCATCCTGAAGGCCACCGGCTTCCAGAGCAACGATATCACAGCGATATTCCTGCTGCAGTCTGTTATGATAGGCCTGGCGGGCGGCTTGCTCGGATTGATCATTGGTTTTTTCGTCAGCTACTTGTTGTCGATGGCGCCATTCCCCGCTGGTGATTTCGTGAGGATGAAAACTTTCCCGGTCAACTTTAAGCCGGTGCACTACCTGTTTGGTTTGTTCTTTGGTTTTTTGACCACGCTGTTCGCGGGATACTTCCCATCCAAGCGTGCATCTAAAGTTGACCCTGTACAGATAATAAGAGGATAA
- a CDS encoding TolC family protein: MRFLNALFSFLLIPVFSTAQLQVNSIDELIRYADRNGPAAKQARLMPEIAQQDVRITRSGLYPRVNAFAQGDYYPILITQIIPGAAFGRPEGEVVKVEFGLPYTLQTGAEFSMPVVNLEKWAALKRSKAEYAEAQWGSKAALEDYHIQLTQAYYQVLANREVLRLNQENVTTTNELIRIMQDKLDAGVINPADFNRSKNLQLDVRTLDATYKRMLELSLNALKRLIAADDGIAVNESIGDYEWPVISSPAAISNRAAWHEAEFKIRAAELAVAEASRGGLPKLGLAGRYTYNYQTKLQEDFEGVQFNMANVNMRLDVPLFQGNYYRALKKKSKLLLESAHYEQEATTAELTQQQSDWFVQYTTAFNKNAELKQKVETTRENLKIANLSLKEGVMEFDQYNEIFREYNRAKIEYLQNLSDGILYHLLSTQTF, from the coding sequence ATGCGGTTTTTGAATGCATTATTTAGTTTCCTGCTGATACCGGTGTTTAGCACCGCACAGTTGCAGGTCAACAGTATCGACGAACTGATACGTTATGCTGATAGAAATGGCCCCGCAGCAAAGCAGGCCAGGCTGATGCCTGAGATAGCCCAACAGGATGTAAGGATCACACGAAGTGGTCTGTACCCGCGCGTTAATGCTTTTGCACAGGGCGATTACTACCCCATCCTCATTACACAGATCATACCCGGTGCAGCGTTTGGCCGACCTGAGGGCGAGGTGGTAAAAGTAGAATTTGGTTTGCCCTATACGCTGCAGACAGGTGCCGAATTCAGTATGCCGGTAGTGAACCTTGAAAAATGGGCGGCGCTGAAACGTAGCAAGGCAGAATATGCAGAAGCACAATGGGGCAGCAAGGCAGCACTCGAAGATTATCATATACAACTGACACAAGCCTACTACCAGGTGCTGGCCAACCGCGAAGTGCTGCGCCTGAACCAGGAGAACGTGACCACTACCAATGAGCTGATACGCATTATGCAAGACAAGCTGGATGCTGGTGTTATCAACCCTGCGGATTTCAACCGCTCGAAGAACCTGCAGCTGGATGTGCGCACACTCGATGCCACTTACAAACGGATGCTGGAGTTGAGCCTCAATGCACTCAAAAGATTGATAGCTGCCGATGATGGAATCGCAGTTAATGAAAGCATTGGCGATTATGAATGGCCCGTGATCTCCTCGCCGGCCGCCATATCAAACCGTGCAGCATGGCACGAAGCCGAGTTTAAAATTCGTGCTGCAGAACTGGCTGTTGCAGAGGCCAGTCGTGGTGGCTTGCCGAAGCTAGGACTTGCAGGCAGGTATACGTACAACTACCAGACAAAACTTCAAGAAGACTTCGAAGGCGTCCAGTTCAACATGGCGAATGTGAACATGAGACTGGATGTGCCTTTGTTCCAGGGCAACTACTACCGGGCGCTGAAAAAGAAAAGCAAGCTGTTACTGGAATCAGCACACTATGAACAGGAAGCCACTACTGCGGAGCTCACCCAGCAACAATCTGACTGGTTTGTGCAGTACACTACTGCCTTTAATAAGAATGCAGAACTGAAGCAGAAAGTGGAGACCACCCGCGAGAACCTGAAGATTGCTAACCTGAGCCTGAAAGAAGGCGTAATGGAGTTTGACCAGTACAACGAGATATTCAGAGAGTATAACCGCGCCAAGATAGAGTACCTGCAAAACCTGTCCGACGGAATATTATATCACTTACTAAGCACACAAACATTTTAA
- a CDS encoding FkbM family methyltransferase translates to MQKLLNSFRNSYVYYMISKMLSILEMEGFVVSYAQGAEDLIIKKLLSNKKNGFYLDIGCNNPIQNSNTFRLYLKGWRGICIDGNADFIKRFSKIRKRDICLHAIVSDEPRAVSFYINHKNPGMSSIEEHEAHSRYQAQPDQKIVEMQAETLNQILDKHLGGRNIDLLTTDVEGHDLKVLQGLDLSRYRPTVICVEYPGNIMHVRESEITTYLSKYNYEVIAIDSENVYYRQDPRS, encoded by the coding sequence ATGCAGAAACTTCTCAATTCATTTCGAAATTCATACGTATACTATATGATATCCAAGATGTTATCCATTTTGGAAATGGAAGGATTTGTTGTGTCGTATGCGCAAGGTGCAGAGGATTTAATTATTAAGAAATTGCTTAGCAATAAAAAGAATGGCTTTTACCTCGACATCGGGTGTAATAACCCTATTCAAAACAGCAACACCTTTCGGTTATACCTGAAAGGGTGGAGGGGAATTTGTATCGACGGTAATGCCGACTTTATTAAAAGGTTCTCAAAAATCCGTAAACGAGATATCTGCCTGCATGCCATAGTCTCTGACGAACCACGGGCGGTTAGTTTTTATATCAACCATAAAAATCCGGGCATGTCATCTATTGAAGAGCATGAAGCCCATTCCCGGTATCAGGCGCAGCCCGACCAAAAGATAGTTGAGATGCAGGCAGAGACATTGAACCAGATACTTGACAAGCACCTCGGCGGTAGGAATATAGACTTGCTGACCACTGATGTTGAAGGACACGATCTGAAGGTATTGCAGGGGCTCGATCTCAGCCGCTACCGTCCAACGGTCATTTGTGTTGAGTACCCCGGCAACATAATGCACGTAAGGGAATCTGAAATAACAACCTACCTGTCTAAGTACAATTATGAAGTAATAGCTATCGACAGTGAGAATGTGTATTATAGGCAGGATCCCAGAAGCTAG